TAACATATTAATACTTGTTTCATTCTTGAACGACATTGATTTGCCGAAAcattatatcctttttttttcatatatctgGCTACACTCTCCCATATAAGTTTTGTCTTTGTAGCATATTCAAATTGCTTTTGAACTTGGTTGTCCGACCATATAGAAACCAACAAAGATGTGCTTTCAGGCGTCCACTTATATTTTGGTATATTCTCTGTATTATccattttttatgaatttatgaaagaatttaTAGGATCATCAATGCAGTGGAcataacgaatgaaaaataatacacaCTATTACCATATAAATCAACAGGTTgttgataaaaaacaaaacgagatGGAAGTTTCGAGAACGATGAATCGACTCGCACAATCTACGATAGACTAACCGACTGTCTTCAGCAGAAgagtttaaattttaaaagaatcgTTGTACAATTTTCTGATTGGAGAGGTATAAGTGTTTTAACTGGTCCATGAATTATGCGCATTCGTACTGCGCATTATGCGTATTtcttatgaaattaaataagatatcGAATACACCGTGCTGTATCTTTCACAGTGGCGTAATCTacttattttcgattattagTCAGCATCGTTGTCGTAAATAACTTTATTGTCTATACTATCTAAAAACTTTATTGTCTAAActatatttttagattttctCAAATCATGATAATCGATCAAAACACGAGTACAatcgatttgaattttttctttattcttttgtttttaaataagatttataccattttttagtatttatacaaaagaatttgaaattatctCTGGTTATGTTATTGATACCTAAcccaatatattattaatcaaacatatacacaatatatgtttatatcgaaaatatttaacgtTTCATTATAATGACATGGATGATTTTACGTTTTACTTAAAATTTACGAAACCTCTAATTCTTAACCTACCAAATCTCAAAGGTAAATTCATTTCACTCGACTACTGCATTAAAttctgttaaaaatattatgtatacgtAGATCGTGCAATGGCTGCATTATGGTTGAACAAATTGactgaaataaatgaaagtatTCCGAaggacaatattcatgttgaatatttgaaattattgttattcgcaCTACAAAAGAACAATCTTACAGGTATTTTTACAGAACATCCACCTGAAGGTTTACTTCCGCATCATCCAGAAATGAACACGGTttgttaataatgaaattatgttAAAAAGTTTTTCACTGAGTAGCaatgaatttgtttattatgttttattaaatttttaaaaaagtataCAATATGTAATAGAAATGTGGTTTCTAATGTATcaagatgatatatatatttgtattagtaatgaaattttaatataacagaaaaaaataaaacgatatatatatatatatatatatattgtatgtaatgTATTCTGTCAGGCAATGGACATGATAAAATTAGTAATTCCAACAAAAAGATTGTCATCTTCCTTACCTTCAATTTATACTATAATAGGAGGTGGCATGTCCGAATTCGTTGCAATTCAAGAAATACCGAATTTTGGATTGCACGGTTACTATGCTATATCTAATGAACCTTTAccattgtatgtatatttatattaaatttatacagaactactattattacctcAGAATTCTTATCTGTAAAATAGGCTtccttaaaaaatttataggtGGACACAGAATAAAACTGaactattgaaaaataatgagaatacaaaaaaaatatctcgattTAAAGATTCTCTCAAATATAAAATGctcaaagaaattaattttcaacaaaCTGCATCACAAAATAATCACATCTCGAATGAAACGGATACAAAAGAAGAGTACTCTTTACAATGATTATATatgttgaataaaaataattacttattcatttaattataaactgTATTTTTTAGaagcgaaagaaaggaaatatcaACAAATGAGACAAGGCCATGCTGGAGAACAAATCGTTATTTTGAAAAACTTTTAGATCAATCTCGTTAGTAAATTTATTGCTAATAAAGCAATTGCTCTATTGCCAACAAGTTTAAACTCATTCcttcataatttctttttagctCATATTGCTACAGATCTTGAAGTAACAACAGCAGATACATTATTGCATATacttaaagagaaaaaattagataagaaagaaataaagaatgattCTTGTGTTTTATCtgtgaaaaaaagacaatTCGAAAAGATGTCGAATTTTACACCTTCCGTGTaagatatatcattaaaatatatattaattttattgtagaACTTgtgatttgatttttcttttaattattataatcatttttttagaTATGAATCAGGATttgataaaatacaatatcaaAGTGATAGTGGTAagacaaattaaataaagttaaaaataaagttatattGTTGCATTTATAGATTGTCTTAGTAATTtctatgaatattgtagaagaacaattaaaacaaaatgttGGTATCGATGGTATAAATTGttgtagaaaaaataatattccaaGTAAGAGTTTCAGTAATATAGatacaaaagtaaaatatattttaaataaactatttgcaaaatataaatttatttaggaaataaatgtagaaataaatggaaaaataccGGTCCCCatgaattttctatttcttcaaaGAGCTGTTTTTTAAATCCAGATTATTGTTCCCGATAGTAGCAGATCTCTGagacttttttatattataatcaattgatcaattatacaaaatatagaaacattaagaaaataaaaattgtaaattcaattaaattttacatttctttagTTTAGTTATTTCTCTTCAAAAGTGAAATTACTTTGAATTGtacaaaaatatcttttgtGTGTCAAATGATACTTAATTCTTTTctgtcttcttttccttctgaAAATCTATTCTCGTATAATATTCCAGcaacaatttttatacaaacatTATATTGAGATGCAGTTAAGATACAATTTTATACTAATATTAgagttattttttatattttacaaaacttGTTCctctatatttgtttttatctctAGAAATTTTCTGTGCCAACAAAGTGTTTTAAAAGATCCATTTTCCTCACGTATTTGATCAGTTCTTTGAATGACTTTACAATCTGGATATCGATGATTTTGATAACGATCTTTATAGTATTCAGTAGTCATAAATGCATTGCCTGCATTTACACTTAACACGAGGATCATGTCGGTATACTCTCGATTATCCTAGTAGTCagtttcaatatttatatattttttagaaaattttaatattttttgtttatttacttTACTTAGTAATGGTTTCTTCCTAGTTACTCTAAATTTATACACTGCTCGATGGAGCACTCGTCGAATGGTTTCCGGCTGGTCTGTGTGActatatttttgaatttcaGATGCAATTTCAGATGCACTTATGCCTGTTTTCCTGCACTTATGTCtgctttatttttaataatttgaacaattattcatttttctttcaatgacAATTTTCTTGGTCGACcacttttttttgtcttgtaATATTCCtgctttattaaatttcttcacTATACTTTGTACTGTTGAATGACTTCTTTTTACAATTGCTGCAATGTTTGAATACGAATTAccttctttaaataaatttataacaattattgtcACAATGAAAATTTAGCAagcaataaatttataattattaccgttgttaacttttattttttttttcataattgttattactaatgttaGAATACAATATACAATcacatatatatcaatataattaataatgtataaaaaatataataatttttatttccatatttctattttatgtaCTATATGTAAATACTTTTGTCTTCCATTGTGTATGTAACCATATCGACATTATGACAAAACTgaattgtaaattataaatttatccgCAAAAATCCTTGtacgaaaaaatgttattctacattttctatttattttttcatttaaattcacCTCCTCTCAGgggtataataattatcaagttaataataattactaagtaaatgtgaaattaataattaccaaGCATATTTTAAGTTTTCTTAGTTtgtaaattctttcttttgttattgGTTCATAGTTTACCAATTTTAATAAATGGCCAATCAAATTAGAGAACAGTTATTGGTTAACATTATGTTATTGGGTTGTTTTTCGATAGGTTTTGAATCAGAAATTACACAAAGGTTGACAATAACAGTCTGGCGGGAACTATTTTTATGTTATACGTGTATACAATCAaagtttattgttttatataaaataatattaaatgttttgtaacgaatttatatttttacatgtccaatatattattcttataatcatagagaaagaagaaatagagtcAAAGTcattaagaattaatttaatgttaggattaaatgataaagaaaaagtttttgtGGTTATCGTTTTTTGccttataattttgttatcgttgttactttctttatttataagatGGCAAAAGAGCAAAggattagaaaaaagagaagaagcgtggaatttgaaaatgataatagaaaaaaatcgaaaaattcttCTGACAACACTTCTACGCGGAAAGTAAGTATTTTGGAAGTACAACacagaatgaaagaaaaatgtaataaataataattattattaaaagaaccattacagaatttaaaatctaaaagaaatttatctactaatatatatatatatatatatatatatatatatatatatatattgcaagtgataaatttatacctttttatttttcttttacagtatATTGTTGGTAAAATAACCAAAATCGCTATGCAGAACTTCATGTGTCATGATGCTATGCAAGTAACATTAAatcaaaatgtaaattttattgtgGGAAGAAATGGAAGTGGTAAAAGTGCTATATTAACTGCTTTAACAATAGGGCTTGGAGCTAGAGCCAATGTTACTAATAGAGGTGTATCCGTTAAAGGTAAACATATAATAAAGTGTTACAAATACTAAAgttaaagtatatatactataattcTGATCTATTCAATAGATTTTATCAAGAAAGGTAAAAGCGTGGCTGTTATAGAAATAACATTGATTAATAAAGGTTGTATGGCTTATAAACATGATATATATGGTGATTGGATAACAATTATTCGATCTATAGGCAAACGTTCtggatataaaattaaaaattggcaaggtatgtatattttcattttttatatttaatataatgcagtaataatttgttaaagtTATATCTGTTTTAAAGGTGAAGTTATTTCAACAAAGCGAGATGAATTAGAGAGTATATTATACGCAATGAATATACAAATAGATAATccaatttcaatattaaatcaaGATGTGTCCAAAACATTTTTAGTATCATCTAAGAGTGAAGAAAAATACGAACTATTTATGAAAGCTACACGTTTGGATGTCATTGGGAATAATTATAGAGAAGCTATAATTTCTAGTGAAGAAGCAAATAAAAAGTTGGAACAGGCTAATGAggtatgcatatattttttaatgatattattaatgatttaatttctaataaagctaaaaataaaattaagaaattttataggtattacataaaacaaaagaagaacttGATGATCTTAAAGAAAGAATACAACTATTAAATGAAGTTGATggattaagaaataaattagaagATTTACATATGGAATTGCAGTGGGCTATTGtaagttaatattatatctataaatatctttttgatttatttgtatatttgaaaactttcaagattagtagtaataaagataataaagtattGCTTAAAATACGTACTTAAAAATTCAGGCGATATCAGAAGAGGCAAAACTTCaacattataaagaaaatctgCAGAAGTGTAAACAGAAACTACAAGAACTTAAAAAAACTGCTGGATCTATGGAAACCAAAGATGCAGAAATTACTGAAAAAATAACGTAAGTacgagatataatatattataaaaaatcatgtttatttatgtgtttaatattattttcattttataggCAATTACAGAGTGAAGTACAACAAGCAGAACAAAAGGTTTTAGATAGTTCCAATAAATTCAAAGatgcaaaaaataaatgtattgttGAAAAAGAGACATATTCtgctaaaataaaagaattgcgTATTGcgcaaataaaaacaaaacatttGGCGGACGATATTAACTTACTTCGTAAAGAAATTCAGCGGTTAGAATGGTAATAtgattatgatataaataatataaaataaaataatatttttatatatttattacatataataatataatatatatataatacatataatataaaaaaatagtaagattacatagaaaaaattatgtttataaatatagcGGAGATGATAAACAGGATGAACGAAACAAGATAAAACAATGTCTTGGAGAATTGCAACATAAACTTGATGAAGTTGAAGCTATGTTACGTACGAAGAAAACAGATTCGATGCATTTAGAAACAAACAGAGTGAGACGTTCTCAAGAAATACAATCAAAAAAGATCGAAATAGATAGTAATGAAGTTCGGATTCGTATGtatgaatattgtaaataGATTGAATGCACTTTTACTTTTAtgtcgtattatatattatttcttatcccTAAAAAAAGGTAAACTCAAGCGAGAATTACAAGTTTTAAAGCAACAATCTGATAATGCATTAATCGTATTTGGACCAAATATACCACGGCTACTTAAACGTAtcgaagaagaatataaaaaaggacGATTTAAACAGAGACCTCGTGGTCCTCTAggtatattagaattatttatttaattactgttcatttcttatataaaatatttaaattatatttcatattgaatgtttttatatattcgatttttatatagGTGCATATGTAATGATGAAGGATCCAGAATGGATTCCAGCTGTGGAAAATTTTTTGGGTGCTACTTGTTTTAGTACATTTTGTGCAGATAACAGTGAGGATGCTAAAGTACTTACCAAAATCATGGAAGAAGTTTTTCTTAATGAAAGAATACCTCAAATCGTATATAGCAAATTTTTCAGTAAAGTAAGTCTGGTTAATgttataaaacatataaataaaaagtaatatagattataacaatatataattattttcagattCATGACGTTAGTCAACATTGTACTCGTTCGTCTGACTATTTCAACATGTTAGAGGCAATGGAAATATCGGATCCTGTTGTAGCAAATTGTTTAATAGATCAATGGGAGATCGAATGTGTATTACTCATTCGAACAGGTCAAGAAGCGTGCGAAATTATGTCTGATGCAAAGAAAGTTCCACATAATTGTAAAAGAGCCATAACTCAACAAGGTGATATGTTTTATCCAGATCCAAATTATCGAACTTATGGAGCAAGACGGGGAATAAGGGCTAAATATCTTCAAATATCTACTACGGAAGCCATTCagtgaatatatttttcttacataaatatttttcataatattttattttttagtagcaattaaaaatatttcataaattgtCCGATAGCCGATTAGAAGAAGAACTCGCTATtgtcgaagaagaaagaaatgctggtatgaaattatatacaaatttatgtGAACAGACAGAACGAACACAACGAGAATTAGCAGATGTTAATGCTAAAATAGCGAAATTACATTCTGCACGAGACAAATATAAAACAGCAATTAATGATTTtacagataaaataaaagcgaGTGAAGCTATATCAGTAACCGTATTTGTAAGCATAATTTAAATAACGTGGTAAATCATTTGACATATAAACTAAGTCACtattaaattctaataatttcttaattatagCATACTGAATTAACAGaattagagaaaaaattacaaaatgaaaaatcagaAGAACAACGTTTAAGTATAGAGATAGAACAATtggaaaagaatattaataatttagagAATGAAGTTAAACATTACAGAGAATTGAGATATGACTTAGACTTGAAAGTCAATCCTTTAaacgtaaattatattatatattttttattcagtaTCTTTCTAAAGAGTTATCTATATTGCTTCATTTTTGAATTGTGATTTCACAGGAAGAAATTCGTCGTCTtaaagatgagaaagaaatgcTTCATTTAAAAGATCAGCAAGCAACCCGTACTTTAAAAAAAACCGAAGAAGCTGTGCAAAGTGCTGTTGCAGAATTTGAAAGTCAACaagaaataacaaatgaaGCGATAGAAAATGCAAGTAAATGTTGTCCAAGGATGAATACAGAAAGGTTGAAATtaggttttatttattattattattattattttttcttcaaataattacatgaattttatatgtatatttataaagttacattttatttttaaacaatgtTATTCTACAGAacgatgaatgaaataaagaactTGCATAAAAGTTTAAAATGGAAGATTCATGAAGTAGAACAATCATTTGGttctaaaaaagaattgtctaaaaagttaaaaagcaTGAAGGAAAAATACAGTAACGTAATTGAATTCTCTTCTGTTATTGAAGAGAATAATAGAGTAAGTTATCTGCAGAATTGAATTTTAGTTTTACAATATACGTCGacgaatgatatttttttttttaaattatacttaTAGAATCAATTGCGACGTCTTAAAAGCcggaaaaaaatgtatgaaaatatgaaacaagctATTGGcgttaaagtaaaaaattctttttctactatATTAGCACTTAGAAAATATAAGGTACCcagatatatatagtattttattCTACAATTTTCAATTTGTTCGCTTAActttgatctaatgaaatcACTATTTTTTCAGGGTAGTATAAACATCGACCATGTACATAAATTACTTACATTACAAGTAAGCCCTCAAAATGATAATCAAAATTCAATTACCGATACTAGATCGTTATCCGGTGGAGAAAGATCTTATTCTACAGTTGCTTTCATGTTAGCTCTTTGGGACTGTACTAATTTGCCATTTTATTTTCTGGATGAATTTGATGTATTTATGGTACGTTGATCATTTTCTATATCGAGTTACATTTTTCATAGTTATGATATTtgcttttacaatttttttgtcAGGATAAGGTAAATCGACGAGTGATAATggatattttattagattacACTAAATCACATCCTCAATGTCAATTCACTTTCCTTACACCTTTGGACACGTCAAATATCTTGGCAGAAGATTTTGTGACGATACATCAGTAAGTGTagcgtatattatttttgtaatataaggAATACGCAGAATGGAAAAGTAAGTTTTCtaagttaattatatttctatcctttttcagATTAGCTCCGCCAGAAAGAGCGTAATggataatttctattttttgtgaATTTTCTGAAaggttatatttttttgtaaaaatgtgaaaaaaataacaaaaagaattacaaTGTCAGAAAAcgtaaagttattatttaatcgccttatttttatttaaaaatatatgataaagatATTACTACGTTCTACACTTCAAGTCCCGCGAAATATGTATATCGGAGAGGAGGATATATTAACTGTAAGTGGATCAAGGTTCGGGCTATTGTGCGAATCTGGTTCGGTAGGAGTTCCCAAATAATgcaatattttacattacgCGCATTATGTACGATGCTCCGTGTGGACGGAGGTGTGGGGCGTGGTTGTGTTGTGCAATGATTGGTCGGAGAAAGTATTCAAAGAACGATGTCCGTGAAACGGCACCGACCGAGCTCATTACTCAAATTTCTatcttcgtttccttttcatGAGATCACCTAAAGAGATGTTAATTAAAGTCGTAAaacttttgataaatataactgtttttttttatgacaaaAAGAGAATGTTAAATATGAGAAAATATGAGGATAAAGTAAAAAGGCAATACAAAGATCTAAAGAGAAAggcaatttttttatatagttgctaaaaaaaacaaatttattgatCAAACATTGTTCCTAACAAGAGATGAGTTCAGAGATCAGTTCAATGATAGTAGGCCGGGGCTGCTTGTGCGTACGTGACGGGGGTTGCAAGTTTGGCTACGGGTGCGGCGTAAGTGAGAGGAGCGGCGAATTTGGCGACAGGTGCGGCAT
The genomic region above belongs to Vespa crabro chromosome 2, iyVesCrab1.2, whole genome shotgun sequence and contains:
- the LOC124422392 gene encoding uncharacterized protein LOC124422392 isoform X1; translated protein: MDDFTFYLKFTKPLILNLPNLKDRAMAALWLNKLTEINESIPKDNIHVEYLKLLLFALQKNNLTGIFTEHPPEGLLPHHPEMNTKKIKRYIYIYIYIVCNVFCQAMDMIKLVIPTKRLSSSLPSIYTIIGGGMSEFVAIQEIPNFGLHGYYAISNEPLPLWTQNKTELLKNNENTKKISRFKDSLKYKMLKEINFQQTASQNNHISNETDTKEESERKEISTNETRPCWRTNRYFEKLLDQSPHIATDLEVTTADTLLHILKEKKLDKKEIKNDSCVLSVKKRQFEKMSNFTPSVYESGFDKIQYQSDSEEQLKQNVGIDGINCCRKNNIPSKSFSNIDTKVKYILNKLFAKYKFI
- the LOC124422392 gene encoding uncharacterized protein LOC124422392 isoform X6, which encodes MDDFTFYLKFTKPLILNLPNLKGIFTEHPPEGLLPHHPEMNTAMDMIKLVIPTKRLSSSLPSIYTIIGGGMSEFVAIQEIPNFGLHGYYAISNEPLPLWTQNKTELLKNNENTKKISRFKDSLKYKMLKEINFQQTASQNNHISNETDTKEESERKEISTNETRPCWRTNRYFEKLLDQSPHIATDLEVTTADTLLHILKEKKLDKKEIKNDSCVLSVKKRQFEKMSNFTPSVYESGFDKIQYQSDSEEQLKQNVGIDGINCCRKNNIPSKSFSNIDTKVKYILNKLFAKYKFI
- the LOC124422392 gene encoding uncharacterized protein LOC124422392 isoform X2; the encoded protein is MDDFTFYLKFTKPLILNLPNLKDRAMAALWLNKLTEINESIPKDNIHVEYLKLLLFALQKNNLTGIFTEHPPEGLLPHHPEMNTAMDMIKLVIPTKRLSSSLPSIYTIIGGGMSEFVAIQEIPNFGLHGYYAISNEPLPLWTQNKTELLKNNENTKKISRFKDSLKYKMLKEINFQQTASQNNHISNETDTKEESERKEISTNETRPCWRTNRYFEKLLDQSPHIATDLEVTTADTLLHILKEKKLDKKEIKNDSCVLSVKKRQFEKMSNFTPSVYESGFDKIQYQSDSEEQLKQNVGIDGINCCRKNNIPSKSFSNIDTKVKYILNKLFAKYKFI
- the LOC124422392 gene encoding uncharacterized protein LOC124422392 isoform X4 — its product is MNYAHSYCALCVFLMKLNKISNTPCCIFHSGVIYLFSIISQHRCRIFTEHPPEGLLPHHPEMNTAMDMIKLVIPTKRLSSSLPSIYTIIGGGMSEFVAIQEIPNFGLHGYYAISNEPLPLWTQNKTELLKNNENTKKISRFKDSLKYKMLKEINFQQTASQNNHISNETDTKEESERKEISTNETRPCWRTNRYFEKLLDQSPHIATDLEVTTADTLLHILKEKKLDKKEIKNDSCVLSVKKRQFEKMSNFTPSVYESGFDKIQYQSDSEEQLKQNVGIDGINCCRKNNIPSKSFSNIDTKVKYILNKLFAKYKFI
- the LOC124422390 gene encoding structural maintenance of chromosomes protein 6 isoform X2 is translated as MAKEQRIRKKRRSVEFENDNRKKSKNSSDNTSTRKYIVGKITKIAMQNFMCHDAMQVTLNQNVNFIVGRNGSGKSAILTALTIGLGARANVTNRGVSVKDFIKKGKSVAVIEITLINKGCMAYKHDIYGDWITIIRSIGKRSGYKIKNWQGEVISTKRDELESILYAMNIQIDNPISILNQDVSKTFLVSSKSEEKYELFMKATRLDVIGNNYREAIISSEEANKKLEQANEVLHKTKEELDDLKERIQLLNEVDGLRNKLEDLHMELQWAIAISEEAKLQHYKENLQKCKQKLQELKKTAGSMETKDAEITEKITQLQSEVQQAEQKVLDSSNKFKDAKNKCIVEKETYSAKIKELRIAQIKTKHLADDINLLRKEIQRLECGDDKQDERNKIKQCLGELQHKLDEVEAMLRTKKTDSMHLETNRVRRSQEIQSKKIEIDSNEVRIRKLKRELQVLKQQSDNALIVFGPNIPRLLKRIEEEYKKGRFKQRPRGPLGAYVMMKDPEWIPAVENFLGATCFSTFCADNSEDAKVLTKIMEEVFLNERIPQIVYSKFFSKIHDVSQHCTRSSDYFNMLEAMEISDPVVANCLIDQWEIECVLLIRTGQEACEIMSDAKKVPHNCKRAITQQGDMFYPDPNYRTYGARRGIRAKYLQISTTEAIHRLEEELAIVEEERNAGMKLYTNLCEQTERTQRELADVNAKIAKLHSARDKYKTAINDFTDKIKASEAISVTVFHTELTELEKKLQNEKSEEQRLSIEIEQLEKNINNLENEVKHYRELRYDLDLKVNPLNEEIRRLKDEKEMLHLKDQQATRTLKKTEEAVQSAVAEFESQQEITNEAIENASKCCPRMNTERTMNEIKNLHKSLKWKIHEVEQSFGSKKELSKKLKSMKEKYSNVIEFSSVIEENNRGSINIDHVHKLLTLQVSPQNDNQNSITDTRSLSGGERSYSTVAFMLALWDCTNLPFYFLDEFDVFMDKVNRRVIMDILLDYTKSHPQCQFTFLTPLDTSNILAEDFVTIHQLAPPERA
- the LOC124422392 gene encoding uncharacterized protein LOC124422392 isoform X5, with protein sequence MDDFTFYLKFTKPLILNLPNLKGIFTEHPPEGLLPHHPEMNTKKIKRYIYIYIYIVCNVFCQAMDMIKLVIPTKRLSSSLPSIYTIIGGGMSEFVAIQEIPNFGLHGYYAISNEPLPLWTQNKTELLKNNENTKKISRFKDSLKYKMLKEINFQQTASQNNHISNETDTKEESERKEISTNETRPCWRTNRYFEKLLDQSPHIATDLEVTTADTLLHILKEKKLDKKEIKNDSCVLSVKKRQFEKMSNFTPSVYESGFDKIQYQSDSEEQLKQNVGIDGINCCRKNNIPSKSFSNIDTKVKYILNKLFAKYKFI
- the LOC124422392 gene encoding uncharacterized protein LOC124422392 isoform X3, whose translation is MNYAHSYCALCVFLMKLNKISNTPCCIFHSGVIYLFSIISQHRCRIFTEHPPEGLLPHHPEMNTKKIKRYIYIYIYIVCNVFCQAMDMIKLVIPTKRLSSSLPSIYTIIGGGMSEFVAIQEIPNFGLHGYYAISNEPLPLWTQNKTELLKNNENTKKISRFKDSLKYKMLKEINFQQTASQNNHISNETDTKEESERKEISTNETRPCWRTNRYFEKLLDQSPHIATDLEVTTADTLLHILKEKKLDKKEIKNDSCVLSVKKRQFEKMSNFTPSVYESGFDKIQYQSDSEEQLKQNVGIDGINCCRKNNIPSKSFSNIDTKVKYILNKLFAKYKFI
- the LOC124422390 gene encoding structural maintenance of chromosomes protein 6 isoform X1, whose product is MAKEQRIRKKRRSVEFENDNRKKSKNSSDNTSTRKYIVGKITKIAMQNFMCHDAMQVTLNQNVNFIVGRNGSGKSAILTALTIGLGARANVTNRGVSVKDFIKKGKSVAVIEITLINKGCMAYKHDIYGDWITIIRSIGKRSGYKIKNWQGEVISTKRDELESILYAMNIQIDNPISILNQDVSKTFLVSSKSEEKYELFMKATRLDVIGNNYREAIISSEEANKKLEQANEVLHKTKEELDDLKERIQLLNEVDGLRNKLEDLHMELQWAIAISEEAKLQHYKENLQKCKQKLQELKKTAGSMETKDAEITEKITQLQSEVQQAEQKVLDSSNKFKDAKNKCIVEKETYSAKIKELRIAQIKTKHLADDINLLRKEIQRLECGDDKQDERNKIKQCLGELQHKLDEVEAMLRTKKTDSMHLETNRVRRSQEIQSKKIEIDSNEVRIRKLKRELQVLKQQSDNALIVFGPNIPRLLKRIEEEYKKGRFKQRPRGPLGAYVMMKDPEWIPAVENFLGATCFSTFCADNSEDAKVLTKIMEEVFLNERIPQIVYSKFFSKIHDVSQHCTRSSDYFNMLEAMEISDPVVANCLIDQWEIECVLLIRTGQEACEIMSDAKKVPHNCKRAITQQGDMFYPDPNYRTYGARRGIRAKYLQISTTEAIHRLEEELAIVEEERNAGMKLYTNLCEQTERTQRELADVNAKIAKLHSARDKYKTAINDFTDKIKASEAISVTVFHTELTELEKKLQNEKSEEQRLSIEIEQLEKNINNLENEVKHYRELRYDLDLKVNPLNEEIRRLKDEKEMLHLKDQQATRTLKKTEEAVQSAVAEFESQQEITNEAIENASKCCPRMNTERTMNEIKNLHKSLKWKIHEVEQSFGSKKELSKKLKSMKEKYSNVIEFSSVIEENNRNQLRRLKSRKKMYENMKQAIGVKVKNSFSTILALRKYKGSINIDHVHKLLTLQVSPQNDNQNSITDTRSLSGGERSYSTVAFMLALWDCTNLPFYFLDEFDVFMDKVNRRVIMDILLDYTKSHPQCQFTFLTPLDTSNILAEDFVTIHQLAPPERA